The following are from one region of the Anaeropeptidivorans aminofermentans genome:
- the dnaN gene encoding DNA polymerase III subunit beta, with the protein MRIICSKDRLMENINIVSKAVTQRTTLPILECILLTADDNGLKLMANDLEMGIETAYIPATVVEKGVIALEARMFSEIIRRLPDGEDVSLYSNENNITMINCKKTEFKILGQYGDEFPKIPKVEKSDEYKIKSSVLRSMIRETIFAVSLDESKPVLTGELFEIENGILNMVAVDGFRVAYRISPFEEKCPDKTAVIPSKTLNEISKIIPADEEAIISLYFTDKHVLFETKECTVVSRLLEGEFLKYRQIFTDDHTTSVKIHRQQFIMSLERASLISKDIKKNPVKLQVEGDVLIITSNTEMGTSYDEIATVTEGSNLEIAFNPRYLIDALKAIDDEYINIKFTTSLSPCTIVGQEPHNYKYLILPLRLKS; encoded by the coding sequence ATGAGAATTATTTGTTCAAAAGATCGCTTAATGGAAAACATCAATATCGTTTCCAAGGCCGTTACTCAAAGGACGACGCTGCCTATTCTTGAATGCATTCTTTTAACTGCCGATGATAACGGCCTTAAACTTATGGCAAACGATTTGGAAATGGGTATAGAAACAGCTTATATTCCTGCTACCGTAGTTGAAAAGGGCGTAATCGCTCTTGAAGCCAGAATGTTTTCCGAGATAATAAGAAGGCTTCCCGACGGCGAGGATGTTTCCTTATATTCAAATGAAAACAATATTACCATGATAAACTGCAAGAAGACGGAGTTTAAAATTCTAGGCCAATACGGTGATGAATTCCCTAAAATACCCAAGGTTGAAAAGTCCGACGAATACAAAATAAAATCAAGCGTATTAAGAAGCATGATCAGAGAGACCATATTTGCCGTATCCTTAGATGAGAGCAAGCCTGTTCTTACGGGAGAGCTTTTTGAAATAGAAAACGGTATCCTCAATATGGTTGCTGTAGACGGTTTTAGAGTTGCTTACAGAATTTCTCCTTTTGAAGAGAAATGCCCTGATAAAACCGCGGTAATTCCTTCAAAAACATTAAATGAAATATCAAAAATAATCCCTGCCGACGAGGAAGCAATCATCTCATTATATTTTACGGACAAGCATGTTTTATTTGAAACTAAGGAATGCACCGTGGTTTCAAGGCTTTTGGAAGGAGAATTCCTTAAATACAGGCAGATTTTTACAGACGACCACACTACAAGCGTTAAAATACACCGCCAGCAGTTTATTATGAGCCTTGAAAGGGCCTCTTTAATATCAAAGGATATTAAGAAAAACCCCGTTAAGCTTCAAGTGGAAGGGGATGTGCTTATCATTACTTCAAATACGGAAATGGGCACAAGCTACGACGAAATCGCTACCGTTACAGAAGGAAGCAATTTAGAAATCGCCTTTAACCCCAGATATTTAATAGACGCTTTAAAGGCCATAGACGACGAATACATAAACATTAAATTTACGACCTCTTTAAGCCCCTGTACTATTGTAGGGCAGGAGCCCCATAATTATAAATATTTAATTCTTCCCTTACGTCTTAAATCATAG
- a CDS encoding RNA-binding S4 domain-containing protein, whose translation MDKISVKIDSEYIKLGELLKYANVVSQGSEAKYLIKEGNVKVNGETVLERGKKIYPGTEVYALYNNEEFFIKTE comes from the coding sequence ATGGATAAAATAAGCGTTAAAATCGATTCTGAATACATTAAGCTTGGGGAGCTTCTAAAGTATGCCAATGTAGTAAGCCAAGGCTCAGAGGCTAAATATTTGATTAAAGAAGGCAATGTAAAGGTGAACGGGGAGACTGTCCTTGAAAGAGGAAAAAAGATATACCCGGGAACAGAAGTTTATGCCCTTTATAACAATGAGGAATTTTTTATAAAAACGGAGTAA
- the recF gene encoding DNA replication/repair protein RecF (All proteins in this family for which functions are known are DNA-binding proteins that assist the filamentation of RecA onto DNA for the initiation of recombination or recombinational repair.) gives MLVSSVSLKNVRNLKELNIGLSEGINILYGNNAQGKTNFLEAIYICATGRSHRTASDKEIINFKENEAFINLSSVSNGIKDKISVYLRRDLKKGIAVNGVALRKLGDLFGRLLIVMFSPEDLQLVKSGPSERRKFMDMEICQLSNVYYYELQSYYKALRQRNNFLKEISKDKSLKDTIFIWDEQIISHGIKIYNHRMEFTSDINKISSGIYSDITEAKEKLEILYKPNITPETFKQRLERSLEKDIYGGSTSYGIHKDDISFLIDGTEARNFGSQGQQRSVSLCAKLAEIELIKNKTGITPVLLLDDVLSELDSGRQFFLLSRLSDIQTLITCTGVEDVLSKVSSIENIKIFNVENGMITEKGK, from the coding sequence ATGCTTGTTTCTTCAGTTTCATTAAAAAATGTCAGGAATTTAAAAGAGCTTAACATCGGCCTTTCCGAAGGGATTAATATTCTTTACGGAAACAATGCCCAAGGAAAGACTAATTTCCTTGAAGCAATTTATATCTGCGCAACCGGCAGAAGCCATCGGACAGCCTCTGATAAAGAAATCATAAACTTCAAAGAAAACGAGGCCTTTATTAATCTTTCTTCCGTCAGCAACGGAATAAAGGATAAAATAAGCGTTTATCTCAGAAGGGATTTGAAGAAGGGAATCGCCGTAAACGGCGTTGCTTTAAGGAAGCTTGGGGATTTATTCGGCAGGCTTCTTATTGTAATGTTCTCTCCTGAGGATTTGCAGCTTGTAAAAAGCGGCCCTTCCGAAAGAAGAAAGTTCATGGATATGGAAATCTGCCAGTTAAGCAATGTCTATTATTACGAGCTGCAAAGCTATTACAAGGCCCTGCGCCAAAGGAACAATTTTTTAAAGGAAATCTCCAAGGACAAATCTTTAAAAGACACCATATTCATATGGGACGAGCAGATTATAAGCCACGGAATAAAAATATACAATCACCGTATGGAATTTACATCGGATATCAATAAAATTTCATCGGGAATTTATTCAGACATTACGGAAGCGAAAGAAAAGCTTGAAATTCTGTATAAGCCCAACATCACCCCCGAAACATTTAAGCAAAGGCTTGAAAGAAGTCTTGAAAAAGACATCTATGGCGGAAGCACCTCTTACGGCATTCATAAAGATGACATCTCTTTTTTAATAGACGGCACCGAAGCCAGAAACTTCGGCTCTCAAGGCCAGCAGCGGAGCGTCTCCTTATGTGCGAAGCTTGCGGAAATTGAGCTGATTAAAAATAAAACAGGCATTACACCTGTTCTTCTTCTTGACGATGTTTTATCGGAGCTTGACAGCGGAAGGCAGTTTTTTCTTCTCTCAAGGCTTTCGGATATTCAGACCCTCATTACCTGCACAGGGGTAGAGGACGTGCTTTCAAAGGTAAGCTCCATTGAAAATATAAAAATATTTAATGTGGAAAACGGCATGATTACAGAAAAGGGGAAATAA
- a CDS encoding helix-turn-helix domain-containing protein, whose product MLLFNFKFTLGENVRRLRLEKKIGQTELVKMLQLAGIEMTRESLVKIERGIQHLKASQLKGIKEALNTTYDELLK is encoded by the coding sequence TTGTTACTGTTTAACTTTAAATTTACTTTAGGCGAAAATGTAAGAAGGTTAAGGCTTGAAAAGAAAATAGGACAGACGGAGCTTGTAAAAATGCTCCAGCTTGCCGGCATTGAAATGACAAGGGAAAGCCTCGTAAAAATTGAAAGAGGGATACAGCATCTGAAAGCCTCTCAGCTGAAGGGCATCAAAGAGGCCTTAAACACAACTTATGATGAGCTTTTAAAATAA
- a CDS encoding helix-turn-helix domain-containing protein: MDTVSAVRNRILVLCEKNNITINKLANISGLSPSSLKSILYGKSKNPKIETIKIICDGLGITLGEFFSSPEFDNLEQSIK, from the coding sequence TTGGATACTGTTTCTGCTGTAAGAAATCGTATACTTGTGCTTTGTGAAAAAAATAACATAACTATAAATAAGCTCGCGAATATATCAGGCCTTTCGCCGTCCTCTCTAAAAAGTATTCTTTACGGAAAAAGCAAAAATCCTAAAATAGAAACCATAAAGATTATATGCGATGGCTTAGGTATTACTCTTGGGGAGTTCTTTTCATCTCCTGAATTTGATAATCTTGAACAGTCTATAAAGTAA
- a CDS encoding helix-turn-helix domain-containing protein has product MDTISAIRNRIFTLCDKKNITVKELINVSGLSSSSIHSILYGKGRNYKLETIKIICDGFGITLGEFFSCPEFDSLEQSIR; this is encoded by the coding sequence TTGGATACTATTTCTGCAATAAGAAATCGTATTTTTACTTTATGTGATAAAAAGAATATAACTGTTAAAGAACTAATAAATGTATCTGGACTTTCTTCATCATCTATCCATAGTATTCTTTATGGAAAAGGTCGAAATTATAAACTAGAAACCATAAAAATCATATGTGACGGGTTTGGCATTACACTGGGAGAGTTTTTCTCCTGTCCTGAATTTGACAGCCTTGAGCAGTCGATTCGATAA
- the remB gene encoding extracellular matrix regulator RemB — translation MYLHIGGEIEISVKRIISIVDVQILDQSLYDGETIKNYTIEKISNDSQKSAVIAYSEGSRQHFTLYLSPISTASLKKRLGNKLTCLKGSFVS, via the coding sequence TTGTACCTTCATATCGGCGGTGAAATTGAAATTTCGGTAAAGAGAATTATATCAATTGTAGACGTTCAGATTTTAGATCAGAGCCTTTATGACGGTGAAACAATAAAAAACTATACCATAGAAAAAATTTCAAACGATTCGCAAAAATCTGCCGTCATTGCTTATTCAGAAGGCAGCAGGCAGCATTTCACCCTTTATCTTTCACCTATTTCCACGGCGTCTCTTAAAAAAAGGCTTGGAAATAAGCTTACCTGCCTTAAAGGTTCATTTGTTTCTTAA
- the gyrB gene encoding DNA topoisomerase (ATP-hydrolyzing) subunit B, giving the protein MTPEYDENQIQILEGLSAVRKRPGMYIGSTSARGLHHLVYEIVDNAVDEALGGFCDEVTVTIHEDNSVSVLDNGRGIPIGIHPQRGIPAVEVVFTVLHAGGKFGGGGYKVSGGLHGVGASVVNALSEWLKVSIFHEGKVYEQLYERGDVKTKLECAGDTDKRGSLIHFKPDSEIFEELEYSFDTLKQHMQETAFLTKGLKINLIDLRGEEPKERTFHHEGGIKEYVQYINRNKTPVFEEVFYAEALKDKVMVEMALQYSDEYHESVYTYVNNINTMDGGTHLAGFRSGLTKTINNYARKYNLLKENEANLSGDDVREGLTAVISIKVENPQFEGQTKSKLGNSEAKGAVESVICEYLEYFLEENPSIGKRIVEKSVLASRARDAAKKARELVRRKSVLDNGRMPGKLMDCNENNPEKCEIFLVEGDSAGGSAKDARDPDVQAILPLRGKILNVEKARLDKILGNEEIKAMITAFGTGIHEDFDINKLRYHKIVIMTDADVDGAHIRTLLLTFFYRFMKPLIEEGHVYIAQPPLFRVEKGNKEYYVYDEDGLEKILNEIGRDGIKPIQRYKGLGEMDPVQLWDTTMDPERRILLQVNMEDAVLADEIFTQLMGDKVDARRDFINEYAQMVKNLDI; this is encoded by the coding sequence ATGACACCTGAATATGACGAAAATCAAATTCAAATACTTGAAGGGCTGTCGGCTGTTCGCAAAAGGCCGGGAATGTATATCGGCAGCACCTCTGCAAGAGGCCTTCACCATCTGGTTTACGAAATCGTAGACAATGCCGTAGACGAGGCCCTTGGGGGCTTTTGCGACGAGGTCACGGTTACGATACATGAAGATAACAGCGTTTCCGTTTTAGATAACGGAAGGGGTATTCCCATCGGCATTCACCCTCAAAGAGGGATTCCTGCCGTTGAGGTTGTTTTTACCGTGCTTCACGCCGGCGGAAAGTTCGGCGGCGGCGGATATAAGGTTTCCGGCGGGCTCCACGGGGTTGGTGCTTCCGTTGTAAACGCTTTAAGCGAATGGCTTAAGGTAAGCATCTTCCACGAAGGAAAGGTCTATGAACAGCTCTACGAAAGAGGAGATGTTAAAACAAAGCTTGAATGCGCAGGCGATACAGATAAAAGAGGAAGCTTGATTCATTTCAAGCCCGACAGCGAAATCTTTGAAGAGCTTGAATATTCCTTCGATACTTTAAAGCAGCATATGCAGGAAACGGCGTTTCTTACAAAGGGCCTTAAAATAAACCTTATCGATTTAAGAGGAGAAGAGCCCAAAGAAAGAACCTTTCATCATGAAGGCGGAATTAAGGAATACGTTCAGTATATTAACCGCAATAAAACCCCTGTTTTTGAAGAAGTCTTCTATGCCGAAGCCCTGAAAGACAAGGTCATGGTTGAGATGGCCCTTCAATACAGCGATGAATACCATGAAAGCGTTTACACTTATGTAAACAATATCAATACCATGGACGGCGGAACCCATTTAGCGGGCTTTCGTTCCGGTCTTACAAAGACAATCAATAATTACGCCAGAAAATACAATCTTCTGAAGGAAAACGAAGCCAATTTATCCGGTGACGACGTAAGAGAAGGCCTCACTGCCGTTATCTCCATAAAAGTAGAAAATCCCCAGTTTGAGGGCCAGACAAAGAGCAAGCTTGGCAATTCCGAAGCAAAAGGGGCCGTTGAATCGGTTATCTGCGAATATTTAGAGTATTTTCTTGAAGAAAATCCTTCCATAGGCAAAAGAATTGTTGAAAAATCCGTCCTTGCATCAAGGGCAAGAGACGCCGCCAAAAAGGCCAGAGAGCTTGTACGAAGAAAGTCCGTCCTGGATAACGGAAGAATGCCCGGAAAGCTTATGGACTGCAACGAAAATAATCCTGAAAAATGCGAAATTTTCCTTGTTGAGGGAGATTCCGCCGGCGGAAGCGCAAAGGACGCAAGAGATCCGGACGTTCAGGCAATCCTTCCCCTTAGAGGAAAAATATTAAACGTTGAAAAGGCAAGGCTTGATAAAATTCTCGGAAACGAAGAAATAAAGGCCATGATTACTGCCTTCGGCACAGGGATTCATGAAGACTTTGATATTAATAAATTAAGATACCATAAAATTGTCATCATGACCGATGCCGACGTTGACGGCGCCCATATCAGAACCCTTCTTTTGACCTTCTTTTACAGGTTTATGAAGCCTTTGATAGAAGAGGGGCATGTTTATATTGCCCAGCCCCCTCTTTTCAGGGTTGAAAAGGGCAATAAGGAATATTACGTTTACGATGAAGACGGCCTTGAAAAAATATTAAATGAAATCGGCAGAGACGGCATAAAGCCTATCCAGCGCTATAAAGGTCTCGGTGAAATGGACCCTGTTCAGCTTTGGGACACCACCATGGACCCTGAAAGAAGAATACTGCTTCAGGTAAATATGGAAGACGCCGTATTGGCAGACGAAATATTTACCCAGCTTATGGGGGACAAGGTAGACGCAAGGCGTGATTTCATTAATGAATATGCCCAAATGGTAAAGAATCTGGATATATAA